A window of Mustela erminea isolate mMusErm1 chromosome 19, mMusErm1.Pri, whole genome shotgun sequence genomic DNA:
TCAGTGGGTCCTGTGATGAGGGATGTGCCTGTGTCCAGGATGGCAGCACAGCCCTGAGCACAAAGAGTCAGCCCTGTGCCCACGTTCACACTGTGAGGGGGCAAGGAGTAGACATTGGAGCCAGTGCCCTAAAAGTCCaggccctctgcccttcctccctagCCCAGCCtgtcctccctcagacccaggaatcctggcccccccccagcccctcctccctcagacccaggaacCCTGGCCCctagcccctcctccctcagacccggGAATCCTGGCCCctagcccctcctccctcagacccggGAATCCTGGCCCCAGCTCTCTCCTCCCTtagacccaggagtccaggcctCCAAGCTCCATTCTCCCAGGACACTGGAGATGAGGCTCTAGCCCATTCCTCCCAGACCTAGAAGGCCAGGtccctcaccgctccatgtgGATCTGCCAGTAGGCAGGGATCGTGACTGGCAAGAAAGTGAGGGGTGGGATATAGTGAGCtggatctgagccacccagtaccaGCTCTCCTCCATCCGCTGCCTTAGGATCCCTGTAGAGGCAAAGTACTGGCAATGTCATGGGTGTTTCCCTTGCTAGCCCCAGGAGGGGCCAAGGAAGGGAATTCCTGCCAAGGGAAGGTCTCCAGGTTCTAGGTGGGAGTCGGGTACAGGCAGGGCCTAGATGTTGCGACTGGGAGGCAAAGCaagaagtgaagagagagaggactgCTCTTGAGGAAGGTCAGGATTGTAGGGTCCTGAGGGCTTTCTGAAGTGAGGATGGGACTTCTTGATTTGGCTGTGGGAGATGGAATTTTTGGGGTGGAATTTAAGTGGAGCATTGGGGTTTGTGAATTGGCTTTGGCAGGCGTGACTTGGGTAGAAGTGGGGTGGCTTCCTGGGTGCATGGCGAGAGCTTCTGAATTGTAGGTCTCATAGTTCAGAGGTGGTAAACTTCCTATTTGGCtgagagtggggggaggaagggcagtGATTCCTGGAGGTGCAGGAGGAGAGATCTACACAGTGGGTTGACTGAGTGGGGTGGACATCAGGGTAACTGAAAGTGCACAGGATTTTATGCCTATGGCGTATGGGCctccagagggaaggtggggactTTCTGGATGGTGGGTGGAGATTTCTGAACATAAGGTCAAGCTTCCTAAAAGgtacctgggggcgcctgggtggctcagtgggttaagccgctgccttcggctcaggtcatgatctcagggtcctgggatcgagtcccacatcgggctctctgctcagcagggagcctgcttcctcctctctctctctgcctgcctctcttcctacctgtgatctctctctctgtcaaataaataaataaataatctttaaaaaaaaaaaaaaggtgcctggGACTTCTTAGATTAAAATGGGTAacttaggggaacctgggtggctcagtgggttaagcctctgtcttcggctcaggtcatgatctcagggtcctgggatcgagccctgcatcaggctctctactcagcaggaagcctgcttccccttctctctctgcctactgctctgcctacttgtgatctctcgctctcccaaataaataaataaataaataaataataaaaatctttttaaaaaataaaatgggtaactTCTGACTTCTGGAGTGCATTCTCAAATAgcatttgggttttctgtatgGTGAAGAGGGGATTCCTAAGTTGAGTAGGTAGAGCATGGAGTTTCCTGGTTTGAGTTTGGAACGTGGAGCATTTAAAATGATGGTGAGTGTCTTTCATGGGTCTTAAGGTTGCTTGGTCAGTGGAACTTTTGAACAGGTATTACTTATATTGATTGGGTCGGTGACTTGGTGAGCGCAGGATGAGACTTCCTTTAGTGGGTAAGGGACTTGCTAAAAACAGAACCCACTTCCTGGGACTAGGACTCATAGGAAGGTAGACCCTTCCCCATTACCTGttgaggtagaaggagaagatgGGTTTATCCAGTAGCCCCTCGTCCACCAGTGTATCCAGCGGGGGCCGAACTCCTCCCACGGCCAgaatggggaaaccgaggcccagtaCCCCATCGAAGTGGGCAAACGTGAAGACCAGGCTGGGCTCCCACAGAGCCTCTCCAAAAATCACTGATGCACCCTTAATTCCTCCAATCTAGGGACAGATGCAAATGAAGCAAGTTCTGAATCCCACATTTGGAGACATTTGAAAACAACTTCAACTGCCTAGGAAGCTTTGCTTCTCCACTTAAGAAGCCCACCCCTTTAACCAGGAAGCCCCACCCCTGCTTGAGAAACCCTGCCCCTTTTACCCAAGAAGCCCCGCCCCTCACTCCAGAAGCCTCATGCATTTGCCCAGGAAGCCCCGCCTCCTAAGGCACCTCCCTAAGCCAGATCATCTTAGACATTGGGGTTCTCCCAGGCTCAAGTCCTCCTGGGGTCAAGGGTCACGCACAGTCAGCTTGTCCTCACTCAGGATGCCATCTAGCTTCCCAGTTCCATACTGAATGGCAAACTTGGTCCCATTGGGTTGGAAGGAGCTGGAGGCTTTGGAGTTGAAGCGGTGGTGGAACCCTAGGTCAGAAGATCAGGGAGGTGTCACTGGGGAAAGGGAATATCCTCAGTGCCTCCTGCCTCTGTGCCCTTGTCACCCCTGAATGCATGTCAGAAGAGAACAGTGCCTCAGAAATCCTTGGGAAGCCAAGAACCAGGCCTCCCTTCTCTCATCACCTCTGTTCAGCCTTATCATCCCCCATGAAATCTCACAgcagcggggcacctgggtggctcagtggggtaaaacctctgcctttggctcagttcatgatcccagggtcctgggattgagtcccacattgagctctctgcttagcagggagcctgcttccccacccccccacccccccgccaccccgctcctgcctgcttctctgcctacttaggatctcggatctctctttgtcaaataaataaataaaataaaatttaaaaagaaagaaagaaagaaatctcacagCAGGGCAGACTCAAGAAGTGGCATCTTATGGATGGGACCCAGAGGTTGGAGGAGCCAGTGTCAAAGACGACAGAGAAGTTTTGTGGGGGTGTCCCCAGTCCAATTTCCCCATAATACTGGGCCTGATGGCAAAACAGGAGAAAGGGGGAATGAACAGCTTGGCTTCctaagtggggaggagggcagggactcTCTGGGGCCGTGACTCACATTCAGATAATTAGAGAGAGGTACAAAGACAGGCTTGTCCCCAGGGGATGGGGCCTCCAAACTGGGGGGCACTGCTggcttcccccatcccctcagTGGGTTCAGGGTCCCACGTCCAGGGTAGACTCGGCGGAGAGGGATCCTGTTGGGGAGAACACTGACAGTTAGGAAACTACTCTTCCTGGAGACCCTCTATGACAGAATGTTCCAAATAGGATataatgataaagcaaatgtctCTATGGCCCTACAATAACTGTCATTACCAGAAACCCTACAATAACAACCTTCCAGGAAACCCAACGAAACACATATCAAACCATGATGACAAATTTCCCCAAAGACTTTACAAGAGCAAGCCATCCCAAACAGAGTTTCCCCCCAGAATCTTTCAATAAGAGacattccaggggcgcctgggtggctcagtgggttaaagcctctgtcttcggctcgggtcatgatctcagggtcctgggatcaagccccgcatcgggctctctactcagcaggaagcctgcttccccctctctctgcctgcctctctgccgacttgtgatctctgtctgtcaaatacataaataaaatctttaaaaaaaaaaaataagagacattccaaataacataaaataaaccaTCCTCAGGAAGTTGACATTCACAAAGGTTTCCAAAAACCCTAAACATAAAACTAGtctttgcagggcacctgggtggctcagtgggttaaaacctctgccttcggctcaggtcataatcccagggtcctgggatggagccccaaatcgggctctttgctcagcagggagcctgcttccccctctctcaccgcctgcctctctgcctacttgagatccttgtctgtcaaataaataaataaagtctaaaaaaaaaaaaaaaactagccttTGCAGAAACCGTTCCTTGCATGCTTCTCATCATGATGTTAGAGACAATTTTCCTTATTGCTGGGGGGAGAGGACAAGCACCAAATcccaatttcattatttatattaaactATGTTCCAGATAATCAAAGAGTTAAggtgaaatgtaattttttaaaagattattttcttatt
This region includes:
- the NAPSA gene encoding napsin-A → MSPLPLLLLLLLPPPPLTVEPARASLIRIPLRRVYPGRGTLNPLRGWGKPAVPPSLEAPSPGDKPVFVPLSNYLNAQYYGEIGLGTPPQNFSVVFDTGSSNLWVPSIRCHFLSLPCWFHHRFNSKASSSFQPNGTKFAIQYGTGKLDGILSEDKLTIGGIKGASVIFGEALWEPSLVFTFAHFDGVLGLGFPILAVGGVRPPLDTLVDEGLLDKPIFSFYLNRDPKAADGGELVLGGSDPAHYIPPLTFLPVTIPAYWQIHMERVNVGTGLTLCAQGCAAILDTGTSLITGPTEEIQALHAAIGGVSLLLGEYLIQCSKIPTLPPVSFLLGGVWFNLTAQDYVIQIARGGVRLCLSGFQALDMPPPAGPLWILGDVFLRTYVAVFDRGNLTGGARVGLARARSREAGPQGGGPAWAQGTGWRAG